In the genome of Candidatus Nitrosotenuis sp. DW1, one region contains:
- a CDS encoding acyl-CoA dehydrogenase family protein, with translation MNFEISKKQQDFLNKVDKVCRAIRDSEEKSYIHEKLNDMVVPEFGKIGMLGCPISTKYGGLGYDILTYALALERIGEEGNSLRTFFSAHISIGQMVLQSWANEEQKKEYLPKTTSGKSIMGFALTEPSAGSDPASMQTKFEERGSDFILKGKKHWVGNGTFAKLITTFAKDSEGKISAFLIDTDSKGFNAKEMKNKMGLLTVKNAEITLDDCVIPKKNLLGPRGQGLSIAFSTLIDGRLSVAAGAVGVMKDCLAESISYSKSRKQHGSELAKKQLIQEHIAKIVINTESSRWLVYRAAHTRQKMHNFVEKFKERTNQWQSKLNRNNEQYSSLRAEADNFTSIAKFHASNSAFDSANRAVQIFGSEGYKKTTRVAKHFLDSRAIIIYEGTNEVLELKIATHLLGNKHRAY, from the coding sequence ATGAATTTTGAAATTTCAAAAAAGCAACAAGACTTTCTAAACAAAGTAGACAAGGTTTGCAGAGCAATTCGAGACAGTGAAGAAAAATCATACATCCATGAAAAATTAAACGATATGGTAGTTCCAGAATTTGGTAAAATAGGAATGCTTGGATGTCCTATATCTACAAAATATGGTGGTTTGGGATATGACATTCTAACATATGCTTTGGCCCTAGAGAGAATAGGCGAGGAAGGAAATTCACTGCGAACATTCTTTTCTGCACATATTTCAATTGGCCAAATGGTTCTGCAGTCTTGGGCAAATGAAGAACAGAAAAAGGAATACCTGCCTAAAACAACTAGTGGAAAATCCATAATGGGTTTTGCGCTCACAGAACCGTCAGCAGGAAGCGATCCTGCATCTATGCAAACAAAATTTGAGGAAAGAGGAAGCGATTTCATACTAAAAGGAAAAAAACATTGGGTTGGAAATGGAACTTTTGCAAAACTAATCACCACGTTTGCAAAAGACTCCGAAGGAAAAATTTCTGCGTTTTTGATTGATACTGACTCAAAAGGATTCAACGCAAAGGAAATGAAAAACAAAATGGGACTACTGACAGTAAAAAACGCAGAAATCACTCTTGATGATTGCGTTATTCCAAAAAAGAACTTGCTTGGACCAAGGGGACAAGGACTAAGCATAGCATTTAGCACATTAATTGATGGAAGACTAAGTGTAGCTGCCGGTGCAGTTGGAGTAATGAAAGACTGTCTTGCAGAATCTATCTCATACTCAAAATCAAGAAAGCAGCACGGATCTGAGCTTGCAAAAAAACAGCTAATCCAAGAACACATTGCAAAAATTGTAATAAATACTGAAAGCTCAAGATGGCTTGTGTATCGTGCAGCACACACAAGACAAAAAATGCATAACTTTGTTGAAAAATTCAAAGAAAGAACAAATCAGTGGCAGTCAAAGCTAAACCGAAATAATGAACAATATTCATCACTACGGGCAGAGGCAGACAATTTTACCTCCATTGCCAAGTTTCATGCAAGTAATTCTGCATTTGATTCAGCAAACAGGGCTGTCCAAATATTTGGATCAGAAGGATACAAAAAAACAACTAGGGTGGCAAAACATTTTCTTGACTCACGTGCCATCATAATATACGAAGGAACAAACGAGGTTCTTGAGCTAAAAATAGCAACTCATCTACTTGGCAACAAACATCGTGCTTACTGA
- a CDS encoding aminotransferase class III-fold pyridoxal phosphate-dependent enzyme has product MSHSIKTSLPGPNASKIINTMKAHTYDSTFVYPLVVKDGYGCIIEDVDGNKFLDFTSNVGSCPLGYSHPDILQILKQYSNCGMHKIAGQDFYSEEHVFLAQKISTILPENFKTFFINSGAEAVENAIKIAYRKMGPLPGISCKNAFHGRTLGALTFTSSKPVQKFNFPEIPVLRIKFCTEDNDPEIESTEKLLKENKAAFILSEVIQGEGGYSVASKQFIKNLRKFADKYGVPLILDEVQSGLGHTGKWWAFEHYDVKPDIMSAAKALQIGATAFDKKLEPTEKGVISSTWGGGARIDMAVGAKTIDIIKQERLLENATKMGQILKSAITEIVGKDGITDVRGIGLMIGIECETKEKRDTVLNNLFKNGLLMLGAGQKSIRIIPPLIINEEQINEGISILHQACRTQ; this is encoded by the coding sequence GTGAGTCATAGTATCAAAACTTCACTTCCTGGTCCCAATGCTTCCAAAATCATTAACACCATGAAAGCTCATACATATGATTCCACATTTGTTTATCCCCTTGTCGTAAAAGATGGATATGGCTGCATCATAGAAGATGTAGATGGAAACAAATTTTTGGATTTTACATCCAATGTCGGATCTTGTCCTTTGGGATATTCTCATCCTGATATTTTGCAGATCTTAAAGCAGTATTCTAATTGCGGTATGCATAAAATTGCAGGTCAGGATTTTTATTCTGAGGAACATGTTTTTCTTGCCCAAAAAATTTCAACTATACTTCCAGAGAATTTTAAGACTTTTTTCATAAACAGTGGCGCAGAAGCAGTTGAAAATGCAATAAAAATCGCCTACAGAAAAATGGGCCCCCTTCCTGGAATTTCATGTAAAAATGCATTTCATGGAAGAACACTTGGTGCCCTTACGTTTACCTCAAGCAAGCCAGTCCAAAAATTTAATTTCCCAGAGATTCCCGTATTAAGAATAAAATTTTGTACTGAAGATAATGATCCAGAAATTGAATCTACCGAAAAACTACTAAAGGAAAACAAGGCTGCCTTTATTCTGAGCGAGGTTATTCAAGGAGAAGGAGGATACTCTGTTGCAAGTAAACAATTTATCAAAAATCTAAGAAAATTTGCTGACAAATATGGCGTACCGTTAATCTTAGACGAAGTACAGTCTGGTTTGGGACACACTGGAAAGTGGTGGGCCTTTGAACATTATGATGTAAAACCGGACATAATGAGTGCAGCAAAAGCACTGCAGATTGGAGCTACCGCATTTGATAAAAAATTAGAGCCAACTGAAAAAGGAGTCATATCAAGCACATGGGGTGGAGGAGCCAGAATCGATATGGCAGTAGGTGCAAAGACAATTGACATAATAAAACAAGAAAGGCTTTTGGAAAATGCCACTAAAATGGGTCAAATTCTAAAAAGTGCAATAACTGAGATTGTTGGAAAAGATGGCATAACTGATGTTAGAGGAATTGGTTTGATGATAGGAATAGAATGCGAAACAAAAGAAAAACGAGATACTGTCTTGAACAATTTATTCAAGAATGGGTTATTGATGCTTGGCGCGGGTCAAAAGTCAATCAGAATCATTCCCCCTCTGATAATTAACGAAGAACAGATCAATGAAGGAATTTCTATATTACATCAGGCTTGTAGAACTCAGTAA
- the coaBC gene encoding bifunctional phosphopantothenoylcysteine decarboxylase/phosphopantothenate--cysteine ligase CoaBC yields MANKHPSLDIVESYGTELSGKKIVLCISGSVAAYKALELARLLMRHGANVICVASDAVTKLIQPDYFKWATGNEVVTKLTGDLEHIKLADYRQSDIIVVYPATANTLGKLANGIDDTPVSTVLTVGFGAKIPILMALAMHEAMYENFAVLRNIEFLKDKIEFISPQMIEGKAKAAEPEAVLEHVLKKFGHSPILDGKKILITAGPTMEYIDPVRVITNQSTGKTGVLLASQLVSAGAKVTLVYGPGSEGPPKGAKIIPVKTVNEMFDAVKKEMKKKYDIVILSAAASDYTTHKAKSKIKSTNRNLIIKLQRAPKIIDHIKKMQPDVFLVGFKAETDISKKSLIESARKKLRESDADMIIANDIGYKYQKDPQYNEILIVDRSGKVISSGRKKKIEISKFIRKQIENRI; encoded by the coding sequence TTGGCAAATAAACATCCATCTTTAGACATAGTGGAATCATACGGAACAGAGCTATCAGGGAAAAAAATTGTTCTGTGTATATCAGGAAGCGTCGCAGCATACAAGGCACTTGAGCTTGCAAGACTTTTGATGAGACATGGTGCAAATGTGATTTGCGTTGCAAGCGACGCAGTGACCAAGCTGATCCAGCCAGATTATTTCAAGTGGGCAACTGGAAACGAAGTAGTTACAAAGCTTACTGGGGATCTGGAGCACATTAAATTGGCAGATTACAGGCAATCAGATATTATTGTGGTGTACCCAGCTACTGCAAACACACTTGGCAAGCTTGCAAATGGAATTGATGACACTCCAGTATCGACTGTCTTGACTGTTGGATTCGGTGCAAAGATTCCAATTTTGATGGCACTTGCAATGCATGAGGCAATGTATGAAAACTTTGCAGTATTACGAAATATCGAGTTTCTCAAAGATAAAATCGAGTTTATTTCGCCGCAAATGATTGAGGGAAAGGCAAAGGCTGCCGAACCTGAAGCTGTCTTGGAACATGTTTTGAAAAAGTTTGGTCATTCCCCCATACTAGACGGGAAAAAAATTCTGATTACTGCAGGCCCGACAATGGAATACATTGATCCCGTTCGCGTGATTACAAACCAGAGCACTGGAAAAACAGGCGTATTGCTTGCATCCCAACTTGTTTCTGCTGGTGCAAAGGTAACACTGGTGTACGGTCCTGGAAGTGAAGGGCCGCCAAAGGGGGCCAAAATCATACCAGTCAAAACGGTAAATGAAATGTTTGATGCAGTAAAAAAGGAAATGAAGAAAAAATATGACATTGTGATTTTATCAGCAGCCGCATCTGATTACACCACACATAAAGCAAAATCCAAAATAAAAAGCACAAACAGAAACTTGATCATAAAATTACAAAGGGCACCAAAAATCATAGATCATATCAAGAAAATGCAGCCCGATGTTTTTCTTGTTGGGTTCAAGGCAGAAACTGACATTTCTAAAAAATCGCTCATTGAGTCTGCAAGAAAAAAGCTCCGTGAGTCAGATGCAGACATGATAATTGCAAATGACATCGGCTACAAATACCAAAAAGATCCCCAATATAATGAAATCTTGATAGTAGACAGATCTGGAAAAGTGATCAGTTCTGGAAGGAAGAAAAAGATTGAAATTTCGAAATTTATTAGAAAGCAAATTGAAAATAGAATTTAG
- the panB gene encoding 3-methyl-2-oxobutanoate hydroxymethyltransferase — translation MHKSVKDILEKRQSGTKISVITAYDYTMASLCDKAGIDILLVGDSAGMVMLGYESTVPVTMDQMVLFTEAVSRARQNALIVSDLPFMSYQASISDAIANSGKLVKAGADAVKLEGGKAMSGTIKAIVETGIPVMGHIGFQPQTTTLAQGYKVQGRTKDAAVRLIEDAKALEEAGVFSIALEMVTDEVSKIISETISVPTIGIGSGKYCDGQVLVVHDILGMYDKLKPKFVKQYLSLSDQITKAVSNYRTDVESGKFPAEENWFSMDKSELEKLRKEIGK, via the coding sequence TTGCATAAGTCAGTAAAAGACATCTTGGAAAAAAGACAGTCTGGGACAAAAATTTCCGTAATCACCGCATATGACTATACCATGGCATCATTATGTGACAAGGCAGGAATTGACATTCTGCTTGTTGGCGATAGTGCAGGTATGGTGATGTTAGGATATGAGAGCACCGTTCCAGTTACCATGGATCAAATGGTTTTGTTTACAGAGGCAGTAAGTAGGGCGCGCCAAAATGCACTCATAGTTTCCGATCTTCCATTCATGTCGTACCAGGCAAGCATTAGCGATGCAATTGCAAACTCTGGCAAACTGGTAAAGGCAGGAGCAGATGCAGTAAAGCTTGAAGGTGGAAAAGCAATGTCAGGTACAATCAAGGCAATAGTAGAAACAGGCATTCCCGTAATGGGGCACATTGGGTTTCAGCCCCAGACCACCACGCTTGCACAAGGCTACAAGGTTCAGGGAAGAACCAAGGATGCCGCTGTAAGATTAATCGAGGACGCAAAGGCACTAGAAGAAGCAGGTGTATTCAGCATAGCTCTTGAAATGGTGACAGATGAGGTATCAAAGATAATTTCAGAAACCATTTCCGTTCCGACAATTGGAATTGGCTCAGGAAAGTATTGTGACGGTCAGGTGCTTGTGGTTCACGATATTTTGGGCATGTATGATAAACTCAAACCAAAATTTGTAAAACAATACTTGTCATTATCAGATCAGATAACAAAGGCAGTATCAAACTATAGAACAGATGTTGAATCTGGAAAATTTCCTGCAGAGGAAAACTGGTTTTCAATGGATAAATCCGAACTTGAAAAATTAAGAAAGGAAATTGGCAAATAA
- a CDS encoding 4-phosphopantoate--beta-alanine ligase has product MTNLIPKNHPRAHSLYVRELLVNAFDDGLVAKEGLMAHGRGEAFDYLIGEKTSKSAKNAIKAAAFALVSAKHPVISVNGNIAGLCPREIIELSKVANAKIEINLFYANEKRKQNILKVLHKNGAKEILGVDRKNSTRISGLDSARRIVDRDGIYAADVVLVPLEDGDRTIALKKVGKKVITFDLNPLSRTAQTADITIVDNVVRGIRELIDACEKMQKKNLHNMPFDNKKNLAKSISEIKNYLTRRARIA; this is encoded by the coding sequence ATGACAAATCTAATTCCAAAGAATCATCCAAGAGCTCATTCTCTGTATGTTAGGGAACTACTTGTCAATGCGTTTGATGACGGATTGGTTGCAAAAGAAGGTCTCATGGCGCATGGCCGTGGAGAGGCATTTGATTATTTGATAGGTGAAAAAACATCAAAATCTGCAAAAAACGCGATAAAGGCGGCCGCATTTGCGCTTGTTTCTGCAAAACATCCTGTTATTTCGGTAAACGGCAACATTGCAGGACTGTGTCCCAGGGAGATAATAGAACTATCAAAGGTAGCAAATGCAAAAATTGAGATAAATCTGTTTTATGCCAACGAAAAAAGAAAGCAAAACATTTTGAAGGTATTGCACAAAAATGGTGCAAAAGAAATCCTTGGTGTGGACAGGAAAAACTCCACTAGAATTTCTGGCCTAGACAGTGCAAGAAGAATCGTAGACAGAGACGGAATTTACGCTGCAGACGTAGTGTTGGTTCCACTGGAAGACGGCGACAGAACTATAGCACTCAAAAAAGTGGGAAAGAAAGTTATCACGTTTGACCTAAATCCACTATCCAGAACCGCACAAACAGCAGACATTACCATTGTGGATAATGTCGTTAGGGGAATAAGGGAGTTGATTGACGCTTGTGAAAAAATGCAAAAGAAAAATCTGCACAACATGCCATTTGATAACAAAAAAAATCTTGCAAAATCCATCTCTGAAATAAAAAATTACTTGACAAGGAGAGCAAGAATTGCATAA
- a CDS encoding pantoate kinase, translating to MRGMAFSPAHITGFFKAELDEKQRPEFQGSLGAGFSIQSGVITAVEIEESDYTDFKIKVTGYQSDNTQVSEFVIREFLKNIKGNYFLNIHHDIKVPVGYGFGCSAAVALSLAFALNQAFGTGFSNEKLGRIAHVAEVCCQTGLGDVLASYHGGFEIRVKGGAPGIGTIKKISTESYSAIMICFAPISTKQFMKERMSSINGLGGKMVNKLVQSEDINEFHDSSVEFANYVNIITPKMKAVIDDLHKNGIKCGVALFGETIFTLVSQDLEDKVLSILEKYNDGIIIKSKIDDLGARLVS from the coding sequence ATGAGGGGAATGGCGTTCAGTCCTGCACATATTACGGGGTTTTTCAAGGCGGAGTTAGATGAAAAACAAAGGCCTGAGTTTCAAGGGTCGTTGGGGGCTGGGTTTTCAATTCAATCAGGTGTCATCACTGCGGTAGAAATCGAGGAATCCGATTACACTGATTTTAAGATCAAAGTTACAGGATACCAGTCAGATAACACCCAAGTCTCTGAATTCGTGATTAGGGAATTTTTGAAAAATATCAAGGGAAATTATTTTCTCAACATACACCACGACATCAAAGTTCCAGTAGGATATGGATTTGGCTGCTCTGCCGCAGTTGCACTGTCACTTGCCTTTGCACTAAACCAAGCATTTGGAACGGGATTTTCAAATGAAAAACTTGGAAGAATTGCCCATGTTGCCGAAGTGTGTTGCCAGACAGGTCTTGGCGATGTCTTGGCGTCATATCACGGCGGATTCGAAATTAGAGTTAAAGGTGGTGCTCCAGGAATTGGAACCATTAAAAAAATATCAACCGAATCATATTCTGCAATCATGATTTGCTTTGCTCCAATTTCAACAAAACAGTTCATGAAGGAGAGAATGTCGTCGATAAACGGTCTTGGCGGAAAAATGGTAAACAAACTGGTACAGTCAGAGGATATCAATGAGTTTCATGATTCATCTGTAGAATTTGCAAACTATGTGAACATCATAACCCCCAAAATGAAAGCAGTGATAGATGATCTGCACAAAAATGGAATAAAATGCGGTGTTGCACTTTTTGGCGAGACAATTTTCACACTTGTTTCGCAAGATTTGGAAGACAAAGTTTTGAGCATATTGGAAAAGTACAATGACGGAATCATTATCAAGTCAAAAATTGATGATCTTGGAGCAAGACTAGTTAGCTAA
- a CDS encoding phosphate signaling complex PhoU family protein has product MTKFIRRLQKIGSSILVSLPKEWVDANKLAKSTEVEIETNENTISITVNKTERPSKEVVISYPLPQDENIVADITGAYLLGYDIIRIKGKTSIPVEDREKIRNSMRRLVGMEIVEEDSSNINVQFLLDATTLNPDKILKRISSIALGMFNDISLALISDDKSNLQTLPNRDDEVDRQYFLLVRLIRSTMVDKRLATTFHLENIDVLDYRIAANILETACDTLVEIANTISNTHLSKNDLRKIYDLTKDIESIHQKSIDAFIGHNRRLAIDAISHHRKFQRKISDIRSSIEEKNQLPIDLVDLIYMFEKVSRSWADISDLVKPIYN; this is encoded by the coding sequence TTGACTAAATTCATTCGACGCCTGCAAAAGATTGGAAGCAGTATTCTGGTATCACTCCCAAAGGAATGGGTAGATGCAAACAAGCTTGCAAAAAGTACCGAAGTAGAAATTGAAACAAACGAAAACACCATCTCAATTACAGTAAACAAAACAGAAAGGCCCTCAAAGGAGGTGGTGATTTCGTATCCACTTCCACAGGACGAAAACATTGTTGCAGATATCACGGGTGCGTATCTTCTTGGATATGACATAATTCGAATAAAGGGAAAGACTAGCATCCCAGTTGAGGACAGGGAAAAAATTCGCAATTCCATGAGAAGACTGGTCGGAATGGAAATAGTAGAAGAGGATTCTTCTAACATAAATGTCCAATTTCTCTTAGACGCAACCACACTAAATCCCGATAAAATTCTAAAACGAATCAGCTCAATTGCGCTAGGCATGTTCAATGACATTTCGCTGGCGCTAATCTCCGATGACAAGTCAAATCTTCAGACCCTTCCAAATAGGGATGATGAGGTAGACAGACAGTATTTTTTGCTTGTCAGATTAATTCGAAGCACAATGGTTGACAAAAGGCTTGCAACCACATTTCATCTTGAAAACATTGATGTCTTGGATTATAGAATAGCTGCAAACATTTTGGAAACAGCCTGCGATACTTTGGTGGAAATTGCAAACACCATATCAAATACGCATCTGTCTAAAAACGACCTTCGCAAAATCTACGATCTCACAAAGGATATTGAAAGCATACATCAAAAATCAATCGATGCATTCATTGGGCATAATAGAAGACTGGCAATAGATGCAATATCGCATCATAGAAAATTTCAGAGAAAGATATCTGATATTCGTTCCTCAATTGAGGAAAAAAACCAACTTCCTATAGATCTGGTGGATCTCATCTATATGTTTGAAAAAGTTTCAAGATCTTGGGCAGACATTTCGGATCTGGTAAAACCCATCTATAACTAG
- a CDS encoding NUDIX hydrolase, whose translation MKKKTIYEGKILGLNIYDLIINGRKVRREIIEHRGAAAILGFDEEGKVILVKQHRFPHGYILEIPAGTLERGEKPEKCAFREIQEETGYKARKLTHLITYYPSVGYNKEAIHCFVAKNLQKVSDQMLDDDEIMSVVKIDMKKLLGMIKNGKIIDSKTICAVLTYALKNKIC comes from the coding sequence TTGAAGAAAAAAACAATCTATGAGGGAAAAATTCTAGGTCTGAACATATACGATCTAATCATAAACGGTAGAAAGGTAAGACGAGAGATAATTGAACACCGTGGGGCAGCAGCAATACTTGGCTTTGATGAAGAAGGCAAGGTAATTTTGGTAAAGCAGCACCGATTCCCTCATGGCTACATTTTAGAAATTCCTGCAGGCACACTTGAGAGGGGCGAAAAGCCTGAAAAATGCGCATTTCGCGAAATCCAAGAAGAAACCGGTTACAAGGCAAGGAAACTGACTCATCTTATCACGTATTATCCATCTGTTGGCTACAACAAGGAGGCAATACACTGTTTTGTGGCAAAGAATCTACAGAAAGTCAGCGACCAGATGTTAGATGACGATGAGATCATGTCGGTGGTAAAAATAGATATGAAAAAATTACTAGGCATGATAAAAAATGGCAAGATTATTGATTCTAAAACCATATGTGCGGTTTTGACCTATGCGCTAAAAAATAAGATATGCTAG
- a CDS encoding Lrp/AsnC family transcriptional regulator yields the protein MDKLDLKILGSLLDNCRESDRQIGNRIGISGAAVKSRIEKMIQNKMIENFTLKIEPPVLGYNLIYIVTTGQDVDEILKQVKLIGEPFFMVPCVGGITVCGIVVKEDVQQKIEIMKNLMKDVRVLSIFEAVNPGVRSDLIKTDLEIINQLMKNPRMKIEELAKTAKLSTKTVARSLKKLQNDEAIQFTLIFNPAKFDQYIPFAVLAWIDGNLNETLNRLKKEFSGYFLQKPFIAKNQIVLFLYSNNIFELDNITQQVRMIRGVSIADLFIPKKIELPQQWIKDTIKSSKSSGKLHLMYQTN from the coding sequence TTGGACAAATTAGACCTAAAAATCCTAGGCTCATTACTAGACAACTGCAGGGAATCAGACAGGCAAATAGGCAATAGAATCGGAATTTCTGGTGCTGCGGTAAAGTCCAGAATTGAAAAGATGATTCAGAACAAAATGATTGAAAATTTCACATTAAAGATAGAGCCGCCAGTGTTAGGTTACAATCTCATCTATATCGTAACGACAGGCCAAGATGTAGATGAGATTCTAAAGCAGGTAAAACTAATCGGCGAGCCATTTTTCATGGTTCCTTGCGTTGGCGGAATTACAGTTTGCGGTATAGTGGTAAAAGAAGACGTGCAACAAAAAATAGAGATCATGAAAAACCTCATGAAAGATGTTAGAGTTCTCAGCATTTTTGAAGCTGTCAATCCTGGCGTGAGATCAGATTTGATAAAAACGGATCTTGAAATAATAAACCAGCTCATGAAAAACCCGAGAATGAAAATTGAAGAGCTTGCAAAGACTGCCAAGCTTTCCACAAAAACAGTTGCAAGATCATTAAAGAAATTACAAAATGACGAGGCAATTCAATTTACTCTAATTTTCAATCCTGCAAAATTTGACCAGTACATACCGTTTGCCGTATTGGCATGGATCGATGGAAACCTAAATGAAACCCTAAACAGATTGAAAAAGGAATTTTCAGGCTATTTTTTACAAAAGCCATTCATTGCAAAAAACCAAATTGTACTGTTCTTGTACAGTAACAACATATTTGAGCTTGACAACATAACGCAGCAGGTAAGAATGATAAGAGGAGTGTCCATTGCGGATTTGTTTATCCCAAAAAAGATAGAACTGCCACAGCAATGGATCAAGGATACCATCAAGAGCTCAAAATCTTCTGGAAAGCTGCATTTGATGTACCAGACAAATTAA
- a CDS encoding ABC transporter permease, translating to MLANKKGSLLGAIMAVSIGILVIHVNFVIFQGLYDAIIRDLSGYRFGDVLVTNREDVITEKSDVFLVNWFERIPYVEAAAPRMSSSASINVTKSGKIVQDFQVPVVGVDPFQDTKVSTVHETVNEGQYVFSRNSIVVGSIVARDLGGVNVGDNLQLKIVNRHGEDTIKRFIVTGIASSPGGQGFDSDVVIHIDTLRDMLDRNKETGQILVKLNDPTKADEVKDLFLRSFPNDDFKAETIEESAEQTLSGFRSGIAMINMIGYFGMMSSAFAVVTIQIMLVSSKTREVGIMRAIGAKRKDILVIFLFQGMIIGMVGAGVGTAFGLSYTFYAKETKMSFQGSLPLQVSYDWSKITQTAIMAFGLAVIASIYPAFKATKLQPVEAMRSV from the coding sequence ATGCTTGCAAACAAGAAGGGCAGTCTGCTTGGCGCAATCATGGCAGTATCCATTGGAATTTTGGTAATTCATGTTAATTTTGTAATATTTCAGGGATTGTATGATGCAATAATTCGTGACTTGTCAGGATATAGATTTGGAGATGTGCTTGTGACAAACAGAGAAGACGTCATTACGGAAAAATCCGACGTTTTTTTGGTAAATTGGTTTGAGAGAATACCGTATGTGGAGGCTGCCGCTCCTAGGATGTCCTCATCAGCTTCAATCAACGTGACCAAGTCTGGAAAAATAGTCCAAGATTTTCAGGTTCCAGTTGTTGGAGTAGACCCATTTCAGGACACCAAAGTATCAACCGTCCATGAAACAGTAAATGAGGGACAGTACGTCTTTTCAAGAAACTCAATCGTTGTTGGCTCTATTGTAGCGCGTGATCTTGGTGGTGTGAATGTTGGGGATAATCTACAGTTAAAGATAGTAAACAGACATGGTGAGGACACAATAAAGCGTTTTATTGTGACTGGCATAGCAAGCTCACCAGGTGGACAAGGGTTTGACTCTGACGTTGTCATACATATTGATACGCTACGAGACATGCTGGATCGTAACAAAGAAACCGGCCAGATTCTTGTCAAACTAAACGATCCAACAAAAGCTGACGAGGTAAAGGATCTCTTTTTGCGTTCTTTTCCAAACGATGACTTCAAGGCAGAAACAATAGAAGAATCCGCCGAACAAACTCTGAGCGGATTTAGATCAGGAATTGCGATGATCAACATGATTGGTTATTTTGGAATGATGTCGTCTGCTTTTGCAGTGGTGACAATTCAGATAATGCTGGTGTCAAGCAAGACGCGTGAAGTGGGAATCATGAGGGCAATTGGAGCAAAAAGGAAGGATATCCTCGTAATTTTCTTGTTTCAGGGCATGATTATAGGCATGGTGGGCGCAGGAGTGGGAACAGCCTTTGGTCTGAGCTACACATTTTATGCAAAGGAGACCAAAATGTCATTTCAGGGAAGTCTTCCGCTTCAGGTAAGCTATGACTGGTCCAAGATAACACAGACTGCAATCATGGCGTTTGGACTTGCAGTTATCGCTTCGATTTACCCTGCATTCAAGGCGACAAAACTTCAACCAGTGGAGGCCATGCGCTCTGTCTAG
- a CDS encoding ABC transporter ATP-binding protein — protein sequence MNKTYGEGDTKVRALTDVSFSIKKGEFVLIVGSSGSGKSTLLNMIGLLDRPTSGQVLIDGTNTITLGDNQVSSFRNSKLGFIFQFSNLLTDLTVLENVLLPRNIQHSNQNAMTEAKNLLKAVGLESQMNKRANKISGGQAQRAAIARGLINNPTIVLADEPTGNLDSITAETIVQLMKSMAKKLDQTFIIVTHDRQQFGEVDRVITIRDGRAFEGEDLPHEMEIKV from the coding sequence TTGAACAAAACTTATGGTGAGGGCGATACCAAGGTTCGCGCCTTAACTGATGTGTCGTTTTCCATAAAGAAAGGAGAATTTGTATTAATTGTTGGAAGCTCAGGATCTGGCAAATCCACACTACTAAACATGATAGGTCTGCTTGATAGGCCAACAAGCGGGCAGGTATTGATCGATGGTACAAACACAATAACTCTTGGCGACAACCAAGTATCGTCGTTTAGGAATTCAAAGCTCGGATTCATATTCCAATTTTCTAATCTTCTAACTGATCTTACAGTTTTAGAAAATGTCTTGCTGCCGCGTAACATCCAACACTCAAACCAGAATGCGATGACTGAAGCTAAAAACTTGCTAAAGGCAGTAGGCCTTGAAAGCCAAATGAATAAACGTGCAAACAAAATTTCTGGAGGACAAGCTCAAAGAGCAGCGATAGCAAGAGGCCTGATAAATAACCCAACCATAGTTTTGGCTGACGAGCCAACAGGAAACTTGGATTCTATTACCGCAGAAACCATTGTACAACTAATGAAGTCAATGGCAAAAAAACTCGATCAAACTTTCATTATTGTTACACACGACAGACAACAGTTTGGCGAGGTGGACAGAGTTATTACAATTAGAGATGGCCGTGCGTTTGAAGGCGAAGACTTGCCTCATGAAATGGAGATCAAGGTATGA